ATCTTCTGAAACTTTCCCAATAGGGCTATTATTTATATAATGATTATGAACTATACCATTTTCGTCAATTCTACCAACTACATTATTATTGTTATCATAAATAAAATTATTGTCATCAACTCTCCCTATAGGACACTGATTATAGATATGATTATGAACGATGTTATCAGAATCTAATCTTGCTATAGCTCCAAAATTGTATGGAAAATTAACTATTTTATTCATATAGCACCAACCTTTATATTGATAATATTTTGTATATTAAATCTTATGATAAGAATTCTAGAAAATATAACTTAAACTTTTAAATCAACGTTAAGAATACATAATGTATGAATATTTATTATATCAGTAGGTTAAATTATTTAGGAAGAATTAGTAGATATTATAAAACTTATATAAACTACAAATTATATGAAATAAAAAATATCTAATATGATAAAACATAATAGCTCTAATAATAAAGTGTAATCTTATTTGATAATTACTTTCATAAAAAGAACTATTATGTGTGGAGGTTATTATATGAAATTAAAGAAAATAGTATCGCTAGCAATGTCAGTAGTACTATCAATATCTTTATTAATAGGATGTTCGGGTAAAAATAAAGATGATTCGGATAATGCAAGTAATGAAAAAGCTATATTAAAAATAGGTATGATAACTGATGTAGCCGGTGTAAATGATCAAAGTTTTAACCAAAGTGCATGGGAAGGACTTCAAAAAGCTAAAGAAGAATTAGGAGTAGAAGTTACATATTTAGAATCAAAACAAGACTCAGATTATGCTACTAATATAGAAACATTTGTAGATGAAGATGTAGACTTAATATTAGGAGTTGGTGCGAAATTAGCTTCAGCTATAGAAGAAGGAGCCGGATTATATCCAAATCAAAAGTTTGCTATCGTAGATGAAGAGTTACCAAGTGATATAAAAAATGTAAAATCTATATTATTTAATTCTCAGGAAGCTGCATATTTAGTAGGATTAATAGCTGGTAAAATGACTAAAACTAATAATGTAGGATTTATAGGTGGAATGGAGATACCAGTTATAGATACTTTCAAATACGGATATATGGCTGGAGTAAAAAATGCTAATTCTAATGTACAAATACAAGATCAATTTGCAAACTCATTTACAGATCAAGCAAAGGGAAAAGCAATAGCAAATCAAATGTATGGTCAGGGCGCAGATATAATATTTATTGCAGGTGGAGATGTTGGAACCGGAGCAATAGAAGCGGCTAAAGAAAAAAATAAGTATGCAATAGGCGTGGATAGAGATCAAAGTGATTTAGCACCAAAAAATGTTTTAACATCAGCTATAAAAAGAGTAGATGTTGGTGTTTATGAAACAGTTAAAAATCTAGTTGATGGAAATTTTGAAGGTGGAACAACTACTGTGTATGGCTTAGATCAAGATGCTATAGGGATAGCTCCTACTACTAAAAATTTAGTCCCAAAAGATATATTAGATTATGTGAATGAAGAAATTGAGAAGCTAAAAAAGGGTGACATAAAAGTACCTAAAGATAAATCAGAATATAATGCTATTATGAAATAGCATAACAAAAGGTATCTCTAATTTATAGAGATACCTTTTGTTATAGAATCTAATTACATATATTTGTTGCACTAGTTAATCTATTGTAGATATTCAAGATATTATAAAGGCTCGTATTTTCAATAACTAAATTTAAATATCAAAATGTATTATATTTATAAAAATGAATATATAAAAGGTCCTTATTTAAAATATATTTAAATAAGGACCACTTATTAATTACTTTATATTATTGAACTTGATACATACCATGACTAGCCATATAATTATAGATTTTTTCTCCATGTTCTTGCTCTTCTTTTTGAATATGATTTAATACCTGTCTTACATTTTTATCTCTAAATTCGAATATAGCAGTATTATATGTAGCGGATATAAATTTTTCAGTAGATAGTGAATCATTACAAAGCATTTTATCATGTTCGTTATAAGTGTTAGATCCTAAATTTATAGGAGATTGATTTATAAATTGTTGATTTATCGACTGTTGATTATAACTATTTTGTTGACTTCCTTGTGGAGAGTCTTGTTGTTGGTTTATATTTGGAACTATTCCATTTAGTAATTGATTGATAGAATCTAGATGTTGTTGTTCTTTTTGAGAAAGTTGAGAAAATAAGTTTTTAAGCTCTGGGCAGTATGCTTTATTTGAATACTCATTATACTTGTCAACACATAGTTGCTCATGAGATTTTTCATCTTCTAATAACATTCTTTCTTTTATACTTAAGTTAATCATAAAAACACCTCCAATAGTAGTTTTTGTAAAATATAAAATAATATCCATAAATCTTGTATTGTTTTAATAAATAAAAATAAGAATTAATGTATGATACTTAGGAAAAA
The Romboutsia ilealis genome window above contains:
- a CDS encoding BMP family lipoprotein codes for the protein MKLKKIVSLAMSVVLSISLLIGCSGKNKDDSDNASNEKAILKIGMITDVAGVNDQSFNQSAWEGLQKAKEELGVEVTYLESKQDSDYATNIETFVDEDVDLILGVGAKLASAIEEGAGLYPNQKFAIVDEELPSDIKNVKSILFNSQEAAYLVGLIAGKMTKTNNVGFIGGMEIPVIDTFKYGYMAGVKNANSNVQIQDQFANSFTDQAKGKAIANQMYGQGADIIFIAGGDVGTGAIEAAKEKNKYAIGVDRDQSDLAPKNVLTSAIKRVDVGVYETVKNLVDGNFEGGTTTVYGLDQDAIGIAPTTKNLVPKDILDYVNEEIEKLKKGDIKVPKDKSEYNAIMK
- a CDS encoding spore coat protein, translated to MINLSIKERMLLEDEKSHEQLCVDKYNEYSNKAYCPELKNLFSQLSQKEQQHLDSINQLLNGIVPNINQQQDSPQGSQQNSYNQQSINQQFINQSPINLGSNTYNEHDKMLCNDSLSTEKFISATYNTAIFEFRDKNVRQVLNHIQKEEQEHGEKIYNYMASHGMYQVQ